The genomic region aggctctgggctgatggctcggagcctggagcctgtttccgattctgtgtctccctctctctctgcccctcccccgttcatgctctgtctctctctgtcccaaaaataaataaaaaacgttgaaaaaaaaatttaaaaaataaataaatacaacagacATCAGTCTCAATTTGCTAATCCTATTTGTGCCCTAAGCTTGGGGAAAGATCCTTTCTCATTCTAAATATCAAAAAGCTTCAAACCCATAAAAATGATTTTGCCCAACATCCTCCCAGAATACTTACGCGTTATTTTAACTTGATAATCAAGTTTTGATATTGTCCCGTCACTGGGGTCTCTGGAGTCACACAGACTCCAATTCTGATTGTAGTTTTCCTGCTGTGTGACCGGGGCAAATTAAACCCCACGACCCTCGGGATGGAATCTGCAAATGGGTATCACGCCTTCCTTCTCTCATGGACTCGTTGGGAGGACTCCGCGCAGTGATGAAGTACTGAACGCGACACACTGCAAGCGCCCACTAAAAGCTCAGGCCACGGTGAATGATCAGTGGTGTTTTCCTAATGCCTCTGagcgcccccccccacacacacacacacacacaaggggcTTAATGCAGTGAGCTGGGAGGCGCAACCGGGTGGGCGAAGCCAAGCTTTCTCAGCGCGACACTCGGCCCGGGAAGCCAGACCCCGCCGCCCGCATCCCACGAAAGACCTCGGATTGTAAGGAGACTCCCAGAAGGCGCCGGGGGCTCGGGGCGTGGCTAGCGGACGCCCGCGCGGAACCTAAACCCCGCGGCCCGGTTTCTTCCGCTTCCGCCGGGACTCTCTGCAGAGTGGACAGATGCGAAGGCGACTTCCGGGGCGGCCGTGTCCCGGGAGTCGCCGAGATCGCCGCGGGGAGCCCGGCGCGGCCGGGTGCGTGTGGCCATGTGGCGGGTGCTGGCTCGCGCGGGAACGCGGCTCCTGCGAACGCAGCTGTCAGGTCAGGAGGCCCCTCGGTCACTCAGAAGAcgtccccttcctccccagcgCCAGTGCGGCACCTCGCCAGCTCCGGGAAGGCTCTGCCGACGGTTACCGAAGCGCTGGGTAGGGGCCGCGCTCCCCCGCCGCGGGGACTCGTGGCGAAGAGCGGCGGCcacctggggcgggggtgggagggtcgGCTCCCGGAGACCCCTGCTAGCGGGCTTCTTTGGGGAGCCCTGAGCCTGTGGGCCCACGTAGTGGAACCCGCGGCCCACTATCAGGGCACTCCGTTAGGAGTGACCGGTCCAGGGTGTGCCGGGCCCAGCTCTTGTCGCTTTCATCTTTTAATTTGATTTGTCTTTGTAGATTCCTGGGTCGCCCCGCCCGCCAGTGCTGGCCTGAAGACGCTGCTCCCGGTGCCGGCTTTTGAGGGTGAGAGCTTGTgtcagttttgtgtttttctctgatgGACCCTAGAAGAGGGTAGGTGAAGACGTAGGAGGGTTCTTGTACTTCCTATCTCCATTCACTCGCGCAGTAAACTTGTATCGAGGGCTTACTGTATGCCAAGTGTTCTGAACACTGGGGATACATCACAAAATGAGAGAGACCCACAAAGGTCCCTGCTTTTCTGGAGCAGATGTGTAATGGGATGGGTCCCCTATGGCCTACCAACTGGGGCGCATGGTCCACCCTCAGCCATGGCTGATTGGCATCAAATTTGAACTTTTGGTGTTCTCTCTAAAGGATGTTACATATATGCGGTCATATAACAACATATGTGAAAAGCATTGGTTTTTTAAATACAAACGTTAAGAAAAACCTCAAGTGTAAATCTAATTGaccatatcttttatttttcttttaaagtttatttatgtattttgagagagagcgtgcaccagggaggggcagagagaggatcccaagcaggctccgcgctgtcaccacagagccggatgcaggctcgaactcacaaacagtgagatcatgacctgagctgaaatcgagtcaatacttaaccaactgagccacccaggtgtccctaatttaCCATATCGCTAATATATtggaaatctcaaaaaaaaaaaaaaaagcatccttgACCTCTGAGGGCTTTGGCTTCTGCACCTAATTGTTAAACGACTCTGTGCTCTGGAAGTACATATGGACTTGTAGGTGAGAGAAAGCATCACTAAATTCCTCTGTAGCTGCTTGTAGAAACTGGAGGAGAATGGGCAGTTTCTGTAACCCTAAATAGCCCATTAATAATTTGGTATTTCCTCGAAGGCCCCTGTTTTGTGTTTGACTCCATGGCAAAGCCATGCTTGTTTTACTATAGACCtgttttaaatgacttaaaagttctaatttttttcctcccaactTGTCAGAACGTTTGATAGGAAAGAAGGACGCAGCACGTCTGGCCTGCATTTCAGTCCACCTGCCTTCAGTGCCGCAAGCTGTTGCCCATTGTACGCAGCATACAGGTGTCAGCGTGAAAAGCCCTGTAGAAAGAGAGCACAGATCACAGGATTCCTGGGTTGCAGGTTTCTTAACAAGAACatggcagaggggcgcctgggtggcttagtcggttaagtgtccgactcttggtttccgctcaggtcttgatagcgtgatttcgtgagttcaagccgcacattgggctctatgctgacagcgtggagcctgcttgggagtcttctctctgcccctcccccgctcacactgtctctgtctctctcaaaataaataaactttttaaaaaattacaaaaaaaaaaaaaaaatgtggcagagCAGGAGAATGtagatattttcatatcattgTAGTAAATATTCTTTCCACTACCCCCATTAACATCCAGAGAGGCCATGtagtattttgaagaaaaaaaaaaaaagtcatacggTCTGACTTTGCTGTTTTCACTGGATGGCCTAGAACAAATTACAAAATGTCTCTAGGCCTCACATTCCCCTTTTGTAAAACGGAGCTTTAAAATAGTACCCGCCTAATGTTCTGTTCCGTGATCTGGGTGTGTTAATGTGGGTGTGTTTATGCAGTCATTTTGTGATAATTCACTGAGCTGTACACTTTTTATTTGGCCCTTTGATTATGTGTGTTAgactttaaaatgttcaaaatttttaaaaagggaagccCTAAGAAATTCCTAAGCTATAAAATCgctttaaagattaaatgagatagtgcacATAAAGCATTCTACTCCGTGTCTAGCacttgtaaacattaaaaacaaaaagttagcCAGTCTTAACTCTGTGACATTCttaatctctgtaccttcccagTGGTCTCTCTTCTAGTTTCAGGCAGAGAGTGCATTTCGTTTGAAGGTTAAAACTGCGCTGTCTTCAAAGGTTCAGAAGCCTCTCCATTAATTCTTGTCATAACCAAAAGATTCCAGTTGACACTGGAAAAAAAAGCATTGGCAGGAAAAACCCAATATACTTCTGGAATTACTTTTTAGTGGTAACTTCAAGACTTTCATTTAATTGTTATAAATCTTTCTAGGAAGAAAATGGATCCTTCGAAAtgggttgttttatttattcttggttGTGCTCTTTTTAGATGTTTCCATTCCTGAAAAGCCCAAGCTTAGATTTGTTGAGAGGGTTCCACTTGTGCCAAAAGTCAGAAGGGAACCCAAGAACTTGAGTGACATACGGGGACCTTCTACCGAAGCCACCGAGTTCACAGAAGGCAGTTTCGCAATCTTGGTAAGTGAGTTCAGTGTCAGGTGCCTATAGGATGGAAGTCAGGGATTAGCAAAATCTCATGCTCTTGGAGTTGTTGTCTTCCTCCACAGGTTTTATTAGAACTGCCACCatttgctctttatttattttatgtttattttagagacagagagcacaagtgggggaggtgcagagagagaaagacagaatctgaagcaggctccaggctctgtcagtacagagcccaacgcggggcttgaactcacaaaccacgagatcagatcatgacctaagccaaagttggacgcttaaccgactgagccacccaggcgcccccaccgtTTGCTCTTTAAAATGATGTGCACTACCCAGTAAACatttgagttctcttttttttttttttcgtgtagAGTGCAGATAGTGtaaaagcaggaaaaggaagaggctACCTATTTGGCCCCTATAATCATACTGTGAAATCTTCTCAGACCTCTGCTAGAAATAAAACTACCCATGACTTAGGATGTGAGACAACTGTTTCCTTACTCAGGTAGCTCCCATGAAGACTTGATGTCAGAAGCTGCACAAATGGGTGTGAACTAGGATTGATTTCCCATCAGGCAGCCAGAGCAGTATTTTACAGTCCTTCCCACAGCCTGCATGATCAGCCCCACAACCTCTCAGAACCTCATGCCCAAGCCCTGTCCCTTACTCTGTTCTAGTCACTCTGGCTTCTGCTCCAACTGCCCAAGCCCCTTACTGTGCCAGGCCCTTCACATACCCCATTCCTCTGCCTGTAACTATTGTCTGTTTTCCCTTGGCCACTTCCTACCATTCTGGCTTCAGCTTCAAGTGTCATCTCCTCAGAGGCCTTCCCTGGTTATCCACTGAAATGGGTCCACCCTTGTTCTCATTTATTACTGTACCCTAGGCTTTTCCTCCATGGTTCTTACTAGAACTTCTATTTCTATCTTTATGTATATCATTGAAGCCGCAGTTATTATGAAAGAGCCCATAAAAGATACCTAAGTCCCCACGTGTTTCTAATTGTTTCATCTACTTTTAGGCACTGGGTGGTGGTTACCTCCACTGGGGCCATTTTGAAATGATGCGCCTGACAATCAACCGCTCTCTGGACCCCAAGAACATGTTTGCTTTATGGAGAGTACCAGCCCCTTTCAAGCCCATCACCCGCAAGGGTATGGGACAGCGCATGGGGGGAGGCAAAGGTGCCATTGATCACTACGTGACTCCCGTGAAGGCTGGCCGTCTCATAGTAGAGATGGGTGGGCGTTGTGAATTCAAAGAGGTACAAGGTTTCCTCGACCAGGTGGCCCACAAGTTGCCGTTCCCAGCAAAGGCCGTGAGCCGTGAGACTCTAGAGAAGATGCGGAAAGAtcaagaggaaagagaacagaacaaCCAAAACCCCTGGACCTTTGAGCGCATAGCCACTGCCAACATGCTGGGGATACGCAAAGTCCTGAGCCCGTATGACTTGGCCCAGAAGGGACGGTACTGGGGCAAGTTCTATATGCCTGAACGTGTGTAGTGAGAGTGGGAGAACTAAGTGTACAAAGGGTGCCGAAAGAATCTACACTTTTATTCCCATCAGCCTACCCTCCAAGTCTTCGGGTAGCTCTGATATCTAACCGAGGAGCAGTGTATGAGTAAATGAGTTCTGAAAGATTGTACACTAtctgctgatttttttaagtgtgttgtATTTACATCAAATAAAGTTTGAGGATCATCTCAGGAAATAACTTCTCATTGGTCACTCCTAATCCTTAAATGGTCAGGAGGCTGGCCTGTTAGGGGGTCTGGTTCTCCCCAGCTGTAAGATGAATGTCTTCAGGGCTGAAACATCCTTCCATCTCCCACCTCCGGTATAAGTTGGACTTAGTATCTGTATGGGTTTCCCTGCCGTCTGAAAGTTTGCTTCATATCGCTTCACTTTTACCAAAGACCTTCATTAGTAACTTTTTTTCTCGAACtggaagaaatccaaagaggatttccACTCTCACAAAATGGTAATTACTTGGCTGTACATTTTTTCAGTTTAGGAACGCTCTACTTTCAAACAGTGGGGAATTCTGTACTACCTGTTACATGTACACGCTTCAGGAGCAAGTTGCTATGATATTTACTAGTtagaaacatttttggaaaatcaaagaaagaaactgggac from Panthera uncia isolate 11264 chromosome D1, Puncia_PCG_1.0, whole genome shotgun sequence harbors:
- the MRPL16 gene encoding 39S ribosomal protein L16, mitochondrial, which gives rise to MWRVLARAGTRLLRTQLSDSWVAPPASAGLKTLLPVPAFEDVSIPEKPKLRFVERVPLVPKVRREPKNLSDIRGPSTEATEFTEGSFAILALGGGYLHWGHFEMMRLTINRSLDPKNMFALWRVPAPFKPITRKGMGQRMGGGKGAIDHYVTPVKAGRLIVEMGGRCEFKEVQGFLDQVAHKLPFPAKAVSRETLEKMRKDQEEREQNNQNPWTFERIATANMLGIRKVLSPYDLAQKGRYWGKFYMPERV